The following coding sequences lie in one Capsicum annuum cultivar UCD-10X-F1 chromosome 5, UCD10Xv1.1, whole genome shotgun sequence genomic window:
- the LOC107872561 gene encoding rhamnogalacturonate lyase isoform X1 produces the protein MNKIGWKRQRRHVLWFCVIVFQLFLLVSGSRTDDFSPNCRHTPLSISQKLASTTPPVKLLISRNYVVMDNGIVKVTLTNPTGSVAGVSYNGIDNVLETNFKDTNRGYWDTVWERPGDKDHTFDMLLGTKFRVIAQDKNKVEVSFTKTWNPSINGTANDLPLNIDKRFVMLRGSSGFYSYGIFEHLKDWPSLILEEARIAIKLRRTLFHYMAISDDMQRMMPTDEDRSDGQVLDYKEAVRLTHPSNPKLKGEVDDKYQYSFENKDIKVHGWVCNTPHVGFWVITPSYEDRNGGPTKLDLTSHAGPTSLAVFFSGHYAGPELGVAIKNGESWKKVFGPVFFYLNSDSGDNHPTLWEDAKRQMQEETAKWPYDFPESVDYPHANQRGTVRGQLFVRDRYINNNPVYAKSAYIGLALPGDVGSWQYETKGYQFWIQTDETGHFSITDVRPGTYNLYSWVPGIIGDYKYNYDINVKQGSDINLGHLIYDPPRNGPTLWEIGIPDRTAAEFFVPDPLPGLTNQLFNNTTQKFRQYGLWDRYTDLYPYKDLVYKVGASDYRKDWFFAHVTRRTRSRNYIPTTWQISFKLPSVDPKGTYTLRIALASATYSHLQGRINNPSRPMPHFETPSTGRSNAIARHGIHGLYWLFNFQIQGLQLQKGENTIFLKQIKGGNPFYGHQYDYIRLEGPPQQN, from the exons ATGAATAAGATTGGGTGGAAGAGGCAACGGCGTCATGTTTTATGGTTCTGTGTAATTGTTTTTCAGCTTTTCTTACTTGTTAGTGGTTCAAGGACGGACGATTTTAG tCCAAATTGCAGGCATACTCCACTAAGCATTAGTCAAAAGTTGGCATCAACTACTCCTCCTGTCAAACTGCTTATCTCACGTAATTAT GTAGTTATGGATAATGGCATTGTCAAAGTTACCCTAACTAATCCCACTGGATCCGTTGCTGGGGTAAGTTACAATGGTATTGATAATGTACTAGAGACAAACTTCAAAGATACAAACAGAGG ATATTGGGATACCGTGTGGGAACGCCCTGGAGACAAGGATCACACGTTTGACAT GCTTTTAGGAACAAAATTCAGGGTCATTGCACAAGACAAAAACAAAGTGGAAGTTTCTTTTACAAAAACATGGAATCCTTCAATTAATGGTACTGCCAATGATCTTCCTCTAAACATTGACAAAAG gTTTGTAATGTTGAGGGGGAGTTCTGGATTTTATTCATATGGGATATTTGAACACTTGAAGGACTGGCCCAGCCTAATTCTTGAAGAAGCCAGGATTGCCATTAAGCTCAGAAGAACTCT GTTCCATTATATGGCAATATCAGATGATATGCAAAGAATGATGCCAACAGATGAAGATCGATCCGATGGGCAAGTTCTTGACTACAAAGAAGCTGTTAGACTTACACATCCATCCAATCCAAAACTTAAAGGAgag GTGGATGACAAGTACCAATATTCATTTGAGAACAAGGATATAAAGGTACATGGATGGGTTTGCAATACCCCACACGTAGGATTTTGGGTGATAACACCTAGTTATGAAGATCGTAATGGTGGACCCACCAAACTAGATCTCACTTCTCATGCTGGTCCCACCTCCTTAGCG GTATTTTTTAGTGGGCATTATGCAGGACCAGAGTTGGGAGTAGCAATTAAAAATGGAGAATCATGGAAGAAGGTTTTTGGGCCTGTCTTTTTCTATCTTAACTCTGATTCCGGTGACAATCACCCTACACTTTGGGAAGATGCTAAAAGACAG ATGCAAGAAGAAACTGCAAAGTGGCCGTATGATTTTCCAGAATCTGTTGATTATCCCCATGCTAATCAACGGGGTACAGTTAGAGGTCAATTATTCGTACGAGATAG gtataTAAACAATAATCCTGTTTATGCAAAATCTGCATATATTGGACTAGCACTCCCTGGAGATGTTGGGTCATGGCAATATGAGACCAAA GGTTATCAATTTTGGATTCAAACAGATGAGACTGGACACTTTAGTATTACTGATGTTAGACCTGGAACTTATAACTTGTATTCTTGGGTCCCCGGAATTATTGGAGATTACAAATACAATTATGACATCAATGTCAAACAAG GAAGTGATATAAACTTAGGTCACCTAATTTATGATCCTCCAAGAAATGGTCCAACTTTATGGGAAATTGGCATTCCTGATAGGACTGCTGCAGAATTTTTTGTACCTGATCCATTGCCTGGACTCACAAATCAATTATTCAACAATACTACACAAAA ATTTAGACAATACGGTTTGTGGGATCGATATACTGATTTATATCCTTATAAAGATTTGGTTTATAAAGTTGGTGCTAGTGATTATCGAAAAGATTGGTTCTTTGCTCATGTAACCAG GAGAACTAGAAGCAGGAATTATATACCAACAACGTGGCAAATTTCATTTAAactcccaagtgttgatccaaaGGGAACTTATACACTACGTATAGCACTGGCTTCTGCAACCTATTCCCATTTGCAG GGGAGAATCAACAACCCATCTAGACCAATGCCTCACTTTGAAACTCCATCAACTGGGAGAAGTAATGCAATAGCTAGACATGGGATACATGGATTATATTGgctcttcaattttcaaattcaagggttacAATTACAAAAGGgagaaaatacaatatttttgaaGCAAATTAAAGGTGGTAATCCTTTCTATGGGCATCAATATGACTATATTCGTTTGGAAGGCCCTCCACAACAAAACTAA
- the LOC107872561 gene encoding rhamnogalacturonate lyase isoform X2: protein MNKIGWKRQRRHVLWFCVIVFQLFLLVSGSRTDDFRHTPLSISQKLASTTPPVKLLISRNYVVMDNGIVKVTLTNPTGSVAGVSYNGIDNVLETNFKDTNRGYWDTVWERPGDKDHTFDMLLGTKFRVIAQDKNKVEVSFTKTWNPSINGTANDLPLNIDKRFVMLRGSSGFYSYGIFEHLKDWPSLILEEARIAIKLRRTLFHYMAISDDMQRMMPTDEDRSDGQVLDYKEAVRLTHPSNPKLKGEVDDKYQYSFENKDIKVHGWVCNTPHVGFWVITPSYEDRNGGPTKLDLTSHAGPTSLAVFFSGHYAGPELGVAIKNGESWKKVFGPVFFYLNSDSGDNHPTLWEDAKRQMQEETAKWPYDFPESVDYPHANQRGTVRGQLFVRDRYINNNPVYAKSAYIGLALPGDVGSWQYETKGYQFWIQTDETGHFSITDVRPGTYNLYSWVPGIIGDYKYNYDINVKQGSDINLGHLIYDPPRNGPTLWEIGIPDRTAAEFFVPDPLPGLTNQLFNNTTQKFRQYGLWDRYTDLYPYKDLVYKVGASDYRKDWFFAHVTRRTRSRNYIPTTWQISFKLPSVDPKGTYTLRIALASATYSHLQGRINNPSRPMPHFETPSTGRSNAIARHGIHGLYWLFNFQIQGLQLQKGENTIFLKQIKGGNPFYGHQYDYIRLEGPPQQN from the exons ATGAATAAGATTGGGTGGAAGAGGCAACGGCGTCATGTTTTATGGTTCTGTGTAATTGTTTTTCAGCTTTTCTTACTTGTTAGTGGTTCAAGGACGGACGATTTTAG GCATACTCCACTAAGCATTAGTCAAAAGTTGGCATCAACTACTCCTCCTGTCAAACTGCTTATCTCACGTAATTAT GTAGTTATGGATAATGGCATTGTCAAAGTTACCCTAACTAATCCCACTGGATCCGTTGCTGGGGTAAGTTACAATGGTATTGATAATGTACTAGAGACAAACTTCAAAGATACAAACAGAGG ATATTGGGATACCGTGTGGGAACGCCCTGGAGACAAGGATCACACGTTTGACAT GCTTTTAGGAACAAAATTCAGGGTCATTGCACAAGACAAAAACAAAGTGGAAGTTTCTTTTACAAAAACATGGAATCCTTCAATTAATGGTACTGCCAATGATCTTCCTCTAAACATTGACAAAAG gTTTGTAATGTTGAGGGGGAGTTCTGGATTTTATTCATATGGGATATTTGAACACTTGAAGGACTGGCCCAGCCTAATTCTTGAAGAAGCCAGGATTGCCATTAAGCTCAGAAGAACTCT GTTCCATTATATGGCAATATCAGATGATATGCAAAGAATGATGCCAACAGATGAAGATCGATCCGATGGGCAAGTTCTTGACTACAAAGAAGCTGTTAGACTTACACATCCATCCAATCCAAAACTTAAAGGAgag GTGGATGACAAGTACCAATATTCATTTGAGAACAAGGATATAAAGGTACATGGATGGGTTTGCAATACCCCACACGTAGGATTTTGGGTGATAACACCTAGTTATGAAGATCGTAATGGTGGACCCACCAAACTAGATCTCACTTCTCATGCTGGTCCCACCTCCTTAGCG GTATTTTTTAGTGGGCATTATGCAGGACCAGAGTTGGGAGTAGCAATTAAAAATGGAGAATCATGGAAGAAGGTTTTTGGGCCTGTCTTTTTCTATCTTAACTCTGATTCCGGTGACAATCACCCTACACTTTGGGAAGATGCTAAAAGACAG ATGCAAGAAGAAACTGCAAAGTGGCCGTATGATTTTCCAGAATCTGTTGATTATCCCCATGCTAATCAACGGGGTACAGTTAGAGGTCAATTATTCGTACGAGATAG gtataTAAACAATAATCCTGTTTATGCAAAATCTGCATATATTGGACTAGCACTCCCTGGAGATGTTGGGTCATGGCAATATGAGACCAAA GGTTATCAATTTTGGATTCAAACAGATGAGACTGGACACTTTAGTATTACTGATGTTAGACCTGGAACTTATAACTTGTATTCTTGGGTCCCCGGAATTATTGGAGATTACAAATACAATTATGACATCAATGTCAAACAAG GAAGTGATATAAACTTAGGTCACCTAATTTATGATCCTCCAAGAAATGGTCCAACTTTATGGGAAATTGGCATTCCTGATAGGACTGCTGCAGAATTTTTTGTACCTGATCCATTGCCTGGACTCACAAATCAATTATTCAACAATACTACACAAAA ATTTAGACAATACGGTTTGTGGGATCGATATACTGATTTATATCCTTATAAAGATTTGGTTTATAAAGTTGGTGCTAGTGATTATCGAAAAGATTGGTTCTTTGCTCATGTAACCAG GAGAACTAGAAGCAGGAATTATATACCAACAACGTGGCAAATTTCATTTAAactcccaagtgttgatccaaaGGGAACTTATACACTACGTATAGCACTGGCTTCTGCAACCTATTCCCATTTGCAG GGGAGAATCAACAACCCATCTAGACCAATGCCTCACTTTGAAACTCCATCAACTGGGAGAAGTAATGCAATAGCTAGACATGGGATACATGGATTATATTGgctcttcaattttcaaattcaagggttacAATTACAAAAGGgagaaaatacaatatttttgaaGCAAATTAAAGGTGGTAATCCTTTCTATGGGCATCAATATGACTATATTCGTTTGGAAGGCCCTCCACAACAAAACTAA